A single Orcinus orca chromosome 2, mOrcOrc1.1, whole genome shotgun sequence DNA region contains:
- the LOC117200080 gene encoding von Hippel-Lindau disease tumor suppressor-like codes for MEAGRSWPMLRSVNTREPSQVIFYNRSPRVVLPVCLNFDGEVQPYLTLPPSTGRRIHSYRGHLWVFLDAGTSDGLLVNQTELFVPSLNVDGQPIFANITLPVYTLKQWCLQVVRSLVKPEDYRRLDIARSLYEDLEDHPNVWKDLERLPQEHIENQWMAEETEDFN; via the coding sequence ATGGAGGCAGGGCGGTCGTGGCCGATGCTGCGCTCAGTGAACACGCGCGAGCCGTCCCAGGTCATCTTCTACAACCGCAGCCCGCGCGTGGTGCTGCCCGTGTGTCTCAACTTCGACGGCGAGGTGCAGCCCTACCTGACGCTGCCCCCCAGCACGGGCCGCCGAATCCATAGCTACCGGGGTCATCTTTGGGTCTTCCTAGATGCTGGGACATCTGATGGGCTTCTAGTTAACCAGACTGAGCTGTTTGTGCCGTCTCTCAATGTTGATGGACAGCCTATTTTTGCAAACATCACACTACCAGTGTACACCCTGAAACAGTGGTGCCTCCAGGTTGTGCGAAGCCTAGTCAAGCCTGAGGATTACAGGAGACTGGACATCGCGAGATCCCTCTACGAAGATCTGGAGGACCACCCAAATGTGTGGAAGGACCTGGAGCGGTTGCCCCAGGAGCATATTGAAAATCAGTGGATGGCAGAGGAGACTGaagattttaattga